AAACTTAGATGGTACTTAACTTAAATAAACAAAAAAAATGAAAAATCCCACAAAAATATTCGGGATTGCCATCGCAATTATGCTTGCACTTTTTGTCCTTGTAGTTGCAGTTGAGTCAGTTTTTACAGTTAAAGGCGGAACCGTTGGTGTAGTAAGAAGATTTGGGAAAGTAGAGTCAATTATGGAACCCGGGCTTAATTTTAAAATTCCTTTCGTAGATGATGTTATTATTTATAATACCCAAATGGTAATTTATGAAACAAGCGATTATCCTTCCGATTCTCTGGCCGACTACACTGACTATTCAGTTGATACTACAACCGAGGACGGTCAATCTATCAGTATAAAATACTCAATCAGGTTTAGCGTAAATCCCGAAAAGGTTATGTGGATTGCCAATAACCTGGGAAGGGAACAAGATATTGTAGAAAAGATTGTAAAGACTGATTCAAGAATTCACGTAAGAGGATATGCCCGAAATTATGCTGCTGCAGACCTTTACACAGGCAATATTCGACAACTGGAAGAAGAAATTACAAACGTACTGCTACCTGCTTTCGAACAAAATGGACTTATTCTGGACGAATTTGGAATTCGAAATATTGTTTTTGGTGCCGAATATATTGAGGCTATCGAGCAAAAACAAATAGAAAAAGAAAAGGTTACAACCGAAAAATACATTGCAGAACAAGAGCAATATAAAAAAGAGGCCGCGATCACAAGAGCAGAAGCCGAGGCTGAAACTCAAAGACTTGTTCAACAAACAATTACATCGACCCTACTACAAAAAATGTGGATTGAAAAGTGGAACGGACAGTTACCAGGCGTTATGACCGGAGACAGTCAAGGAATTATTATTGACTTAGGAAATTTACAATAGTTGATACTGTTTCACCACCTGACAAGTCCGAGACATGTCACTACTACTTACTGGTGAAACACGTACATGAGGTCACCGTCTTCCATAACGTATTCCTTGCCAACGCTTTTGACGACGCCCTTTTCTTTCGATTCTTTCCAGCCACCAGCCTTAACAAAATCGTCAAAATGAATTATGTCGGCGCGAATGAACCCTTCGGAAAGGTCGGAATGGATTGCACCGGCGGCTTCCCTTGATTTAGAACCCGCTTTTATTTGCCATGCATTTAGAATCTGCTCATTACCGGTGTAAAATGTAATAAACCCTAAAAGACTATAACATTTACGAATTATCTGAGGTAATCCAATATAACTAAGTCCAAGCTCTTTTATATATTCAGTGCGCTCGGTATCAGAAAGCCGGGATAGCTCATATTCTAGCTTAGCATTAACGGTTAAAATTTCTGATGTGTCCAAAGTAATTCCCTGGCCGGTTCGAAAATCAATAAGTTGTTTTCGGTATTCGGCTATTTTAGCTTCAGAAGTTTTGTCGGACACATTTAGAGTAATTAAATACTTTTTATTTGTAAGTAGGAAAAGATTATCTATAAAGCCAATCACATCTTCATCCGTTAGCCCTTTGATAAAGGCAATCGCAGGAAGCCCCTTATCAAGAAAAGCTTTAAGCTCTTGTACAGCTGAGCTTACCTTGTGAATAGGATCGTTAGGCGGCTTCCCTTTCGAATCTTTCTCAACACTTGCAATCGTTTTCTCAACAGTTTCCATGTCTTTAAGGATTAGTTCAGTCTCTACAATGGAAAAATCTTTTACGGGGTCATCACTTTCGCCATATGCTGAAAGTAAGAATACAATAAGATTTACCTCACGAATGTGGGCAAGAAACATATTCCCAAGGCCTTCTCCCTGGCTAGCGCCCTCGACAAGCCCGGCGATGTCTACAAAGGTAACTGTGGCCGGAACAAGCTCTTGGGACTTTAAAACACCACGCAGTACATTCAGCCTATCATCGGGAACAGCAACAACCCCAATATTTTTGTCTATTGTACAAAACGGGTAATTTTCGGCAGGCACGTTTTGATTGGTTAACGCATTAAAGAGAGTTGATTTACCTGCATTAGGTTTTCCAACAATACCGATAGACAACATTTGTTTATTCTGCTAATTCCTTAACCAGCTTGGTTGCAAAAACTTCTTCTTGCAAAATGAAAAGCGTATTAAACAAGGCACTAACAATCCAGGCAATAGCAACCAAAAGTATCATTGCCAGGATGGAAAGCAGATGAAATCCTATTGCAAAGACTACTCCGAAGGTCACAATAAATACAATAAATCCAATTCCGAATACAACCAAAAATATTATGCCTTTAATTGCACCCAGTGCCCAATTCAGAAGAGCCCAAACAATATAGTTACTTATATTCTGACTAATTATTTCCCAGGCATCATTTATTGATTCCATGACTCCCTTGTCTTTAAGGACAATAAGCCTGATTGCCGTAACATATATCCAATGAATCGAGATTGACCCAAAAATTATTGTTAGAATTCCAACACCACATAAACAAATTAATGGTAAAGACAAAGCAACTAATATGAATTCCATTACCCCATATAAAAAGTCAACAATAAAGACCTCCCAAAAGCCTTTATGACCCGACTTCCAAAGCTCGATAAGTCCAGATTTAGTTTCGGAAACAGTGGCTCTTATAATCGCGTTTCTTGCAACAATTCTAATATATACACCCAAAAGTCCAAACAGCAAGCCTAAGCATCCAAGTGACAAGATTAATACAATTATTGAAACTGAGCTAAAAGTTTCTTTCCACTCGATTACTGCATCAGATATACGCCCTCGAACAGACGACGGCAATTCTTTCATAATTACTTCGAGTCCACTTTTATCGTTACTCGCATTAAGTTGACTTGACAGACCACCGGATGAAGTCCCACCCTGCATATAAAACAGTGCAAATACGAACCCTATTACCCAAAGCGCTTTGTATTTAAGAATAAATTTGATACTGTCCGTAAAAAGAGCCCACACGTCAACTGATTTTTTGGTGTACATGATATTTTATACAAATAAATTACCTGTAAGTTTATCATTTAATCAATATTTTGTTAAGAAGTGTATAATTACAACATGAAAACCCTTAAATATATAAAGTACCGAATACAGACACTCTTCAGATTACTTCGAAAACGGTTTGCCCAATACGTTTTGCACAAGAATACTCACAAAAAACTTCTTGCGCTTTTTACCCCAATGGATATTCACCCTAAAAATGATCTAAAAAAACTAACACCTTACCCTACACAAAAACTTGTACTTGAGATTGGCATAGGAAACGGAGAACACCTTGAATATTTAGCCCGACAAAATCCCCAAACAACTTTTATTGGAACGGAACTTTCCAAGCTTTACGCAGAAAAGGCAGCTCGCAGAGTTCAAATTTCCGGTATGAAAAACGCACACGTGTTTTATACAGAAACAATAAGGTTTTTAACAGAAGACGTTAGAAATCACTGCTTTGACAAAATTTTTATTATTTGTCCAGATCCATGGCCTAAAAAGAAACATTTGAAACATCGAATTACCTATATTCAAAATCTAAAAATCCTACTTAAAAAACTAAAACCCACAGGAAGAATTTGGCTTCTAACAGATAATCCCGTGCTTGCAGAAACTACCCTTGAGTCGGTAAAAGCACTTGATATCTCATATAAAACCAATACTTACACAGATCTTCCTATTTCAATTTTTCGGACTAAATATATTCGAAAATGGGAAAAAACTGGAAGCAGATTTTATTCTTTTGAGATTAAGAATTCTTAAATCTATTACCCTCTGTCGATCGGTGTGTTCTCAGAGAGCCCCTTACTTAATTATTTTTTCTTGCTAAGGTGAATCTCTGCTCACACTCCGATCTTCCCAAGTCCACGGACTTGTCCCTACTGCTCTGTATAAACATACTGTCTCCATAACTTAAGAATTCATAATCTTTTGCAAGCGCTTCCTTATAAGCCTTAAACAAATTTTTTCTTCCGGCAAAGGCGGCGGCCATTAAAAGTACCGTTGTTCCCGGTGCATGAAAATTTGTAACTAATTTGTCTACAACCTTAAATTCAAATGGCGGATAAATAAATATGTCTAGCTCTCCACTATACTCCTTAAGCTCGCCAAACTTTTGGTGCACCCCCTCCAAAACTCGAGTAACTGTTGTTCCAAACGCAATTATTTTCCCTCCACGCTCCTGCGCGGTTTTTATTACATCAAATGTATTCCTTGAGATGGTTGCAAGTTCCTTATGAATCTTAAAATCTTCAACAAACTCTGTTTTTATCGGAGCAAATGTTCCCCACCCTACATATAAAGTTACATAAACTATTTTGGCACCTTTATCTTTTATTTTTTTGAGGATATCTTTGGTTAAATTTAAGCTCGCGGTTGGTGCAGCAACAGATCCTTTTACCGTTGCAAACACAGTCTGGTATCTTGTTTCGTCGGACTCTGTATCAACTCGCTTTATATATCTTGGTAAGGGTACATGACCAATTTTGTCCAATTCGGGTTCAATTGACCGACTAAACCTAATTTTAAACGTGTTATGCTTTGTTTTTTGTAAAACAGTTGCAGTTAAATCCGGCAACAGTTCAACTAAATCTACATTTTTTAATTTTCCTGCATTCCCAATAAGTACCTCCCATTCCAAATCAACCAAGTTATACATATGTGAAAGTGGCGACAAGAGCAAAATCTCCACACGTGAGCTTTTACCTTTAGGATTTCCAAACAATCTTGCTTTTATAACCTTTGTATCATTAAGTACTACAACATCACCTTCATTGATATAATCAACAACATTCGAATATTTCCTGTGCTCCAGTCTAAACGGCGATCTGTGAAGAACCATAAGCTTCGACTGACCTCTTTTGCACCTAGGCTTCTGGGCTATTTTCTGTTTGGGTAGGCTGTACAAGTACTGATCTGTTCGAGTTTTCATTTGGTACTGTTGTCGGGTTTGAACTAAATTTCTTTGTAATTGTTACTACAAGCTTTACAATACTAACAAAGAATGAAGCAAGCAAAATTGCTCCGGCAAAGGCAAACAAAACAAAATATGAATCAAAAATGCGGGGAAAAATACTTAGCTGAATTCTTGTTAAAATATCGGTAAGAAGAGATTCTTTGCGTGGTTCTATAAACGAGCTTAAGGGTTTTGTATTCACAAGGTCTATTGACTCTACCGGTACAAAGGATATCACCGGATTTGACATTTGGAAAAGGTCAGATGAGCGATGACTTACAGGTGCAGGAGTCTGAGGATCCATTCCGGATATATACCATAGAACTCTATCAAGGTCAGGTCCAATATATGTCCTTCCCTCTTCTCCCCAAGTAGGATCAATTGTCAACCAACCGTAATCCGGAATATATGCCAAAACCCACTGATGATTATCCTGTTCAGCCGCCGGGACATCCGGATTAAATCCACGCCCATAAGCAGCAACAGCGGGAACTCCTTGAGCCCTAAGTAATGCGACCATTGTATCAGCATATTCCATACATACCGAAGGTTCTCCGGAAATCGCAGCTGCGGCACCAACTCTATTATTATTTAAATATTTTTCATTGTCATAATCGAGTAAATCTACTACGTAAGTATATGTATTATTTACAACTTCGATTATATTCTCCGATTTTTCGATATTTGAAACAGCTGTCTTAACCGCCGTACTGTTAACTTCCCAAAATGATGCCTCTCCTAAATAGACACTGTATTCATCGGGAATATCAGAAAACAATGCATTATCTGGAATGACTTTTTCCCCAAATTGAATACCCATATACCCATTTATATAAATATCATATGCCTGATCAGCATCTAACAAAAAGGTTGCAAATGTATTTCCAAGTTCATCCGAAAAAACAATTTTGGGTTCCGGATAAAACGACTCAATATATACAATTTGTCCGGTTTCATCATAATCACGTGGAAGCGCTATTGTTACCTCATTTTTTGAGATCCCTTTGAATATGTTTTTTTCGTGTGTTTGGGGAACCGAGAGTGTTATATTAAACTGATATAGTTGCAAATCGCCGATTTGAATGTGAATACTTGAACTGTATAATTGATCGGCAATATAATCAAGTATCCAGAATTCTGCTGTTTCGGAACGACTAACTGGTTCTACTTGAGTAAAGATTTCGGATGTATATACTTTAGAAATGTTGACTCTAAACGTGCGAGAAAAGTCGTACGAGTTATTATTTTCGGGAATCTGCTGCTTGGGAATATAAAAATTTGTTATAGCCCCAATTGAGTTAATTAACTGATAATCTTTATACTCTATCCAAAAAATCTTTTTTTCTCCGGGATTTAGATCTAACTCAAAAGCCATTGAGACCTTTGTTACATTATCGGACGATGTTAAAACAAAGTCTGAATCGGAGGTTTTAAGGCTATCAAGCGTAAGGTCCCGTTCCTCGGTAGTTGAATCTGAAAAGAAGTCGATATTAAGTGACTGTGTCTCGGATCCTGATATATACTGAGTTTTCGAATTGTTTGATATTGTTGTGGTTTTTCTTATAAGCACATAATCTTCATAAACGGTGTATTCAGTATGCTGGACCACAGAGAAGCCCGCCGCATATACAGGCAGAACATTAGCAGCAAATATAGTAACTATGGCAATTAAAAGAATTCCTGCTATACTTGTTAATACTTTAAGCCTTTTCATATTTATGATTATATAAAATGTTTAAAATTTTTGATAGTCATTATATCTTACGTTTGCTAAATTAAAAATGTAACAATGCTTCCACTAGACGACGACAACAATAACCGTAGATTTACACCTATACTAGCTGCAATTATTATTACAAATGTTGTTGTATTCGTAATTGAATATCTTGATCCAAACCTTAATTCATTCATTGGACGGTACGCACTTATTCCTGCATTAATTGAGATATTTAATCCTGCAACCTGGTATACGTTTATAACCTCAATGTTCTTACATGCCGGCATAATGCATATTTTTTCAAACATGTGGTTTCTATGGATATTTGGAAATAACGTCGAGGATGATATGGGACCCTTGGGCTTTTTATTTTTTTATATTGCGGGTGGAATTTTTGCATCGCTTGCTCAGTTTATATTTATGATTGGTTCACCCATCCCTACACTTGGCGCAAGTGGAGCAATTGCCGCAGTACTGGGTTATTACATGGTAGCTTTTCCTGAAAATCAAGTTAGAGTACTTGCATTCAGCAGATATCGATCAGGAATAATTAACACATCGGCATACAACATGCTCTTCATTTGGGGAATTACTCAACTTTTTAACGGGGTTGGGTCACTTGCATATGGGGGAAGTAACAGCGGCGTTGCCTGGTTTGCTCATTTGGGCGGATTTTTGTTTGGAGTAATTTTTGCACTGTTAAGAAAAAATATTCGTAAAGACAAATCAATAAGAAAATATGAAACCTGAATTTAAAGTAATAAAACAGTCTAAAAGTAGTAATGCCCGTGTCGGGCTTTTATCACTTCCGCATGGCAAAATCCAAACTCCATGTTTTATGCCAGATGCAACTTACGGCTTTATAAAAGCACTTTCATATCCTTTGTATAAAAGCATTTCACCTATACCCAAGATGGTTGTCACGAACACACTACATACCTATCTGCAAATAGGTATAGAGGCGCTTGAAAAATCCAGAGGAATTAACGTTTTCACGGGCTGGGACGGTCCGTTTTTAAGTGATAGCGGAGGATTTCAGGTCTTTTCACTCAATATAAAACAGGACCTACCGATTTCCGAAAAGGGGGTAACATTTAAACCCGTGGAAACAGAAAAATCATTCATTTTCACGCCCGAATTATCACTCCAAATTCAGGAGGCTCTTAACACCGATATTCGGGTTGTACTTGATTACTTTACTCCACCAAAGGCTAATAAAAAGCTTGCCGAAAAATCGGTTTCCATAACCACAGCCTGGGCGGAAAGGTCAAAGGCACAATGGAGTAAGGGTAAAAAGAACTCACTTGTTGTGGCCGTGGTACAAGGCGGATCCGATCCGATCTTAAGAAAGGAGAGTTACGTCCGGCTTGAGCCATTTGGGTTTAATGGATTTGGTTTTGGAGGTTGGCCTATTGTAAACAAACGACTTGATATAAAAACATTAACTCACTTTTCTAAGATCGTAGAACCAAAATACTTTAAATATGCAATGGGAGTCGGGACCCCGGATGATATTAAAGCTTGTATTGCCCTTGGATTTGATCTTTTTGATACAGTACTTCCCACAAGAAACGCTCGGCACGGATACTTATACACATCCGAAGGAATTTTAAGAATTAATAATAGCAGGTATAAACAAGACTTAAGCCCTGTTGACCCTGACTGTGATTGTTTGTGTTGTAAAAACTACTCAAGAGCAGAACTTAGAGCCTTGTTTAAAGCCAAGTCCGAAGTTGCCTACACGCTTGCAACCATTCACAATCTAAGATACTATGAAAAAGTAATTGAATTAGCCACTTTAGAAATCCTTAGAGAATAACAGGAGACCGACACATGTTACAAAACTGCCAATGAAAACTAAACTTACCAAAGTCTCAAAAGACATTACTCGATCATATATTTTTCTTTTGACAAACGCTTTTCTCTGGGGAATTTCACCAAGTATAATAAAAATTGGAATTGAAAAAATTAATCCCTTTGTTTATCTGTATTATCGTTACGTTATTGTATGCATAATTACCCTAATCATTTATATAAGAGCAAAGTCCTTAAAAAGACTTTTTAAGGTTTTTAAAAATCCCAAATATCTTTTAACTATGTTGCTTACAACACCCGGTCCCCTTATATTTCAATACATTGGAATTCAGATTACCTCATCGATTGTTTCGTCGGTATCGGGTGCATTAACTCCAATAATTGCAGGAATTCTGGGAGTTTGGCTGCTTAAAGAGACTATTACTAAAAGCGAGAAAACCGGAACAATTGTAGCCTTTATTGGTATTTTGGGGATTATCGCCCTAAAAGGAGGAGAATTTGGAAACTTTGAGATTCAACTTATTGGAGCAATTCTTGTTCTATTGGGTGGTGCAGTATGGGTTCTAGGTGACGTATTTTTTAGAAAAGTTAAGAAAAAAGATCAACGAACGGTTTCATTTGCGTCATTGTTTCTTTCGCTTGTAGTATTTGCCGTAATTACACTTTTTGTATCACCCGAAAGCCTTATTACTTTCCCAACAGATTGGAGTGTAATTCTAAGCGTTGTATATATGGCAATTCCCGGAACGCTTATTGCCTTTATTATTTATCAAATGACTGCACCACATGTAGAAGTCTCTGAGGCAAATATATTTACATATTTACAACCGCTTTTTGGAATTCCGGCTGCAGTAATAATACTTGGAGAAAGCTTCTCACCAATTCTTATTATACCCATGATTCTGGTAGCTTTGGGTATGTGGCTAAATATTCACGAAAAGTTTAAACACCGGCACTAGCCGGCACTAGTTAGACTTGATTTTATTCGATTTCTATTAATTTTTCTTCCGCTTCTGCCAAAAATTCTTGAGCCAACCAAAGTCGCCTTGGATCGGTAGCATACAAGGTAAAGAGTGGTTCTCCTTCAGTAACTTGTTCACCTACAAGTTTATCAAAATAAATTCCAGATAATTTTATAAAAGGTGCTCCAAGTATTCTTGTAGTTTGAACAACGGTTTTATTCGAAATGTTTTTTATGGTTCCTGTCTTGGGAGCATTAAAAACCTGGGTATTGTCTCCCAGAACAAAATCCGAAGAGCTTCGCTTTGTTTTTGCACCCTGAGAAAAAGCTATTTCCCAAAATTTCTCGGCAGCTTTTCCGTTTTCCAGTACTTCCTTTGCACTGTTAAATCCTTGCCCTTTATCGACGGTTTTTGTAATTTCAAGGATTTTACCAGCCATATCAAGTGCAAGGTTTTCTATATTCAGCGGGCGTCGCACGTCACGTTCCAATATAAACAAAAGATCTCTGGCTTCAAGGATTGGTCCTACACCATTACCATCAGGACCTTTGGGACGTCTTTGATAAACATCAACCTTTATATCAAAAAGTTCGCCAAGTTTTCTGAATTGTTCGGAAACTAGGGGAATATCTTCTTCTTTTTTAATTTTAGTACCGGGTCCAACGGGAAGATCCACAAGAAAATAATGAATGCCTGTTGCTATTTTTTTTGCCATAATACTCACAACAAATTTGTCGTATGATTCAATGTGAAGCGCCCTCTCAATGTTTATAAGCACATCATCGGCAGGAGCAAGATCCACTCCCCCTCCCCAAACCAAACATGCGTTAGTTTTCCTGACGACTTCATCAATTTGACTCTTTGATAGCGCAACCGGCATTATACATTCAAGAATGTCTGAAGTGCCTGCGGGTGAAGTAATTGCACGTGAAGATGTATTTGGCACAATAAGATCAAAACAAGCCAAAATCGGGACCATTACAGGAGTTACACCTTTTGCGGGAATACCACCTATAGAGTGCTTATCAACTACCTTTTTCCCCAAGTCATCAAAATTAAGCATATCACCCGTTTCGGCCATAGCTTTTGTCATGTAGTAGATTTCTTGATCGTTAAAGCCAGGTGCATATGAACTTGCCGCAAAGTAAGTTGTTTCGACCGTCGTAAGTTTACGCTTAGCAATATCCTCGATTATTTGATGAATTTCTTGGTAGTTTAGTGTTCCCCCTAAGAGCTTTTTCTCGATTGCCTCAACAGATTTTGCGTTTGATACAACGTCAAGCGTTACCATATCATTCGAAGGAATTCCATAATCAAGCCAAACGTCTTCGTACAACCCAAGCTCATCGTACCCGACAAGTGTGTTGGTGGTATCGATTGTTCCGTACACGCAAATATCATGCCAACACAGATGAACTCTGGCCCCAGGAGAAAGACCTTTTTCGCTTGCTGTCGCCTCGTTTAGCAGGAAAATCAAAGGATCCTCGGTACGAATATCAAGTCTTCGTGATTTAAAATAATAGGCCACAAGAGATACTATGTAAAGTTAAACTGATAGGTGTTAGCCACTTTTGATTCCGAATCGGACGATTTTCGGTAGCCCCATTGAAGTAATGCATTGTCGAGTTCTTTGTGTGTTTTAGCATATTCAGGCAGTAAAATACCTTCCATTACGGCATCAATGGCCTGCCGTGCGGCCCTTGCGCCTTTATAGGTTCCATCAGGATGCCCATGAATACCACCTCCGAAGTTCATAATAATGTCATTTCCGAGAATATTTACAAGCGCCTCAATGTGACCAGGATGAAGTCCACCCGAGGCTATTGGCATTGTTGGTTTTATTCCGTACCAATCACCTTTTAAGGCATTGTTAGTTTCTATTACAGTCTCGGCGGCTCCATGCATTTTTCCTACTACAGTTCCCGTATGAAGTTGATCAATTCCTGCAAGTCTTGCAATTTTTGCTAGTGGCAACATTGCCACACCGTGCCGATTTCCATGAGTAAAAGCACCATGCATTGCACGATGTCCATGTAAAACAAGTCCCAAATTTTGATCCCGAATGAACTGTACCCCACTCCAACCTACGGTAATTATATCAAGCATAACGACTCCACACCCCGTACTTTTGGCAAGTTTTGCACGGTCAAGCATTTTACTTACAGGCGCAGTAATGTTAGGAACATACATTTTTTTCTCGCCGGTTTCTTTTTCAACCTTTTCTTTTACTTTTAAAGTTTTGTATAGTCGTTCGTCGAATGGGTTAAAATCCTGATCGGAAAGATTTTCATCATCTTTAACAATATCAACCCCACCCAACCAGGCTTCATAGGCGACAAGGGCATGCTCATCGGCAGAAAGACCAACCTTAGGTTTAATAATTGTGCCCAGAAGCGGTCGATCGGAAATTCCTAGAAATTTACGGATTCCGGTAAGCCCAAACGCCGGCCCGTCAAATTTACGAACATAGCTTTCGGGAAAATCGATATCACGAACTCTTAAATTTTTTATGTCTTTCATTCCAAATACATTGCCTGCAACATCGGATAAAAGCTGGGGAAGATTTCGTTCCTCGAAAAGTTCGAGTGGATAAGCAATTTTAATTACTGACTCTTCCTGGTTCACGTAGAAAATTCGTGCACCAAGTCGATTCATTATGTCTTCACGCATTGTACTAATGTCTGTCCAGGTACCTATAGAACTTTCGGCAGCTAAACTTTCGGCAACCTCTGTTAGTGATACTTCTGATTCTACGTAAAATGTAACTATTATATTTTTAGTCGCATCTATGGTCTCACCCAATCGAAGATATCCCATTACAAGATAAGGCAGTTAATTTATCCTGTTTTTAGGGTACTAAGAAACGGGAAAAAAGTAAAGCAGTTAAAGTTCTATTATCTGTCTTTTTTGCCAGTGTCCATTCTCATCCACGGTCCAATTACGAACTTTTTTAAGTTTTTCTCCCTTGTAAATCGCTCTGAGTAGCAACTTGTATGCGTCAGCACGTTTTTTAAGCGACATTGGATTATTAAGATAATCTACGATTCCAAATC
This Candidatus Dojkabacteria bacterium DNA region includes the following protein-coding sequences:
- a CDS encoding prohibitin family protein, which gives rise to MKNPTKIFGIAIAIMLALFVLVVAVESVFTVKGGTVGVVRRFGKVESIMEPGLNFKIPFVDDVIIYNTQMVIYETSDYPSDSLADYTDYSVDTTTEDGQSISIKYSIRFSVNPEKVMWIANNLGREQDIVEKIVKTDSRIHVRGYARNYAAADLYTGNIRQLEEEITNVLLPAFEQNGLILDEFGIRNIVFGAEYIEAIEQKQIEKEKVTTEKYIAEQEQYKKEAAITRAEAEAETQRLVQQTITSTLLQKMWIEKWNGQLPGVMTGDSQGIIIDLGNLQ
- the ychF gene encoding redox-regulated ATPase YchF, with product MLSIGIVGKPNAGKSTLFNALTNQNVPAENYPFCTIDKNIGVVAVPDDRLNVLRGVLKSQELVPATVTFVDIAGLVEGASQGEGLGNMFLAHIREVNLIVFLLSAYGESDDPVKDFSIVETELILKDMETVEKTIASVEKDSKGKPPNDPIHKVSSAVQELKAFLDKGLPAIAFIKGLTDEDVIGFIDNLFLLTNKKYLITLNVSDKTSEAKIAEYRKQLIDFRTGQGITLDTSEILTVNAKLEYELSRLSDTERTEYIKELGLSYIGLPQIIRKCYSLLGFITFYTGNEQILNAWQIKAGSKSREAAGAIHSDLSEGFIRADIIHFDDFVKAGGWKESKEKGVVKSVGKEYVMEDGDLMYVFHQ
- a CDS encoding methyltransferase domain-containing protein, which gives rise to MKTLKYIKYRIQTLFRLLRKRFAQYVLHKNTHKKLLALFTPMDIHPKNDLKKLTPYPTQKLVLEIGIGNGEHLEYLARQNPQTTFIGTELSKLYAEKAARRVQISGMKNAHVFYTETIRFLTEDVRNHCFDKIFIICPDPWPKKKHLKHRITYIQNLKILLKKLKPTGRIWLLTDNPVLAETTLESVKALDISYKTNTYTDLPISIFRTKYIRKWEKTGSRFYSFEIKNS
- the queA gene encoding tRNA preQ1(34) S-adenosylmethionine ribosyltransferase-isomerase QueA, with amino-acid sequence MKTRTDQYLYSLPKQKIAQKPRCKRGQSKLMVLHRSPFRLEHRKYSNVVDYINEGDVVVLNDTKVIKARLFGNPKGKSSRVEILLLSPLSHMYNLVDLEWEVLIGNAGKLKNVDLVELLPDLTATVLQKTKHNTFKIRFSRSIEPELDKIGHVPLPRYIKRVDTESDETRYQTVFATVKGSVAAPTASLNLTKDILKKIKDKGAKIVYVTLYVGWGTFAPIKTEFVEDFKIHKELATISRNTFDVIKTAQERGGKIIAFGTTVTRVLEGVHQKFGELKEYSGELDIFIYPPFEFKVVDKLVTNFHAPGTTVLLMAAAFAGRKNLFKAYKEALAKDYEFLSYGDSMFIQSSRDKSVDLGRSECEQRFTLARKNN
- a CDS encoding transglutaminase domain-containing protein; translated protein: MKRLKVLTSIAGILLIAIVTIFAANVLPVYAAGFSVVQHTEYTVYEDYVLIRKTTTISNNSKTQYISGSETQSLNIDFFSDSTTEERDLTLDSLKTSDSDFVLTSSDNVTKVSMAFELDLNPGEKKIFWIEYKDYQLINSIGAITNFYIPKQQIPENNNSYDFSRTFRVNISKVYTSEIFTQVEPVSRSETAEFWILDYIADQLYSSSIHIQIGDLQLYQFNITLSVPQTHEKNIFKGISKNEVTIALPRDYDETGQIVYIESFYPEPKIVFSDELGNTFATFLLDADQAYDIYINGYMGIQFGEKVIPDNALFSDIPDEYSVYLGEASFWEVNSTAVKTAVSNIEKSENIIEVVNNTYTYVVDLLDYDNEKYLNNNRVGAAAAISGEPSVCMEYADTMVALLRAQGVPAVAAYGRGFNPDVPAAEQDNHQWVLAYIPDYGWLTIDPTWGEEGRTYIGPDLDRVLWYISGMDPQTPAPVSHRSSDLFQMSNPVISFVPVESIDLVNTKPLSSFIEPRKESLLTDILTRIQLSIFPRIFDSYFVLFAFAGAILLASFFVSIVKLVVTITKKFSSNPTTVPNENSNRSVLVQPTQTENSPEA
- a CDS encoding rhomboid family intramembrane serine protease; translation: MLPLDDDNNNRRFTPILAAIIITNVVVFVIEYLDPNLNSFIGRYALIPALIEIFNPATWYTFITSMFLHAGIMHIFSNMWFLWIFGNNVEDDMGPLGFLFFYIAGGIFASLAQFIFMIGSPIPTLGASGAIAAVLGYYMVAFPENQVRVLAFSRYRSGIINTSAYNMLFIWGITQLFNGVGSLAYGGSNSGVAWFAHLGGFLFGVIFALLRKNIRKDKSIRKYET
- the tgt gene encoding tRNA guanosine(34) transglycosylase Tgt gives rise to the protein MKPEFKVIKQSKSSNARVGLLSLPHGKIQTPCFMPDATYGFIKALSYPLYKSISPIPKMVVTNTLHTYLQIGIEALEKSRGINVFTGWDGPFLSDSGGFQVFSLNIKQDLPISEKGVTFKPVETEKSFIFTPELSLQIQEALNTDIRVVLDYFTPPKANKKLAEKSVSITTAWAERSKAQWSKGKKNSLVVAVVQGGSDPILRKESYVRLEPFGFNGFGFGGWPIVNKRLDIKTLTHFSKIVEPKYFKYAMGVGTPDDIKACIALGFDLFDTVLPTRNARHGYLYTSEGILRINNSRYKQDLSPVDPDCDCLCCKNYSRAELRALFKAKSEVAYTLATIHNLRYYEKVIELATLEILRE
- a CDS encoding DMT family transporter, with product MKTKLTKVSKDITRSYIFLLTNAFLWGISPSIIKIGIEKINPFVYLYYRYVIVCIITLIIYIRAKSLKRLFKVFKNPKYLLTMLLTTPGPLIFQYIGIQITSSIVSSVSGALTPIIAGILGVWLLKETITKSEKTGTIVAFIGILGIIALKGGEFGNFEIQLIGAILVLLGGAVWVLGDVFFRKVKKKDQRTVSFASLFLSLVVFAVITLFVSPESLITFPTDWSVILSVVYMAIPGTLIAFIIYQMTAPHVEVSEANIFTYLQPLFGIPAAVIILGESFSPILIIPMILVALGMWLNIHEKFKHRH